From Suncus etruscus isolate mSunEtr1 chromosome 6, mSunEtr1.pri.cur, whole genome shotgun sequence, one genomic window encodes:
- the HES1 gene encoding transcription factor HES-1, whose protein sequence is MPADIMEKNSSSPVAATPASVNTTPDKPKTASEHRKSSKPIMEKRRRARINESLSQLKTLILDALKKDSSRHSKLEKADILEMTVKHLRNLQRAQMTAALTSDPSVLGKYRAGFSECMNEVTRFLSTCEGVNAEVRTRLLGHLANCMTQINAMTYPGQPHPPPPPPPPGPGGPQHAPFAPPPPPPLVPIPGGAAPPPGSAPCKLASPAGEAAKVFGGFQVVPAPDGHFAFLIPSGAFAHGGPVLPVYASGGGATTSVGPHAGSPASGPSLTADSMWRPWRN, encoded by the exons atgccagcCGATATAATGGAGAAAAATTCCTCGTCCCCCGTGGCTGCTACTCCAGCCAGTGTCAACACGACACCGGATAAACCAAAGACAGCGTCTGAGCACAGAAAG TCCTCGAAGCCTATCATGGAGAAAAGACGCAGAGCGAGAATCAACGAAAGCCTGAGCCAGCTGAAAACACTGATTTTGGATGCTCTGAAGAAAGAT AGCTCGCGGCATTCCAAGCTGGAGAAGGCGGATATTCTGGAGATGACGGTGAAGCACCTCCGGAACCTGCAGCGGGCGCAGATGACGG CCGCCTTGACCAGCGACCCGAGCGTGCTGGGCAAGTACCGCGCGGGCTTCAGCGAGTGCATGAACGAGGTGACCCGCTTCCTGTCCACGTGCGAGGGCGTCAACGCCGAGGTGCGCACCCGCCTGCTGGGCCACCTGGCCAACTGCATGACCCAGATCAACGCCATGACCTACCCGGGCCAGCCgcacccgccgccgccgccgcccccgcccgGCCCCGGAGGCCCGCAGCACGCGCCCTTCgccccgccgcccccgccgccgctcGTGCCCATCCCCGGGGGCGCGGCGCCCCCTCCCGGCAGCGCCCCCTGCAAGCTGGCCAGCCCGGCCGGGGAGGCGGCCAAGGTGTTCGGCGGCTTCCAGGTGGTGCCGGCGCCCGACGGCCACTTCGCCTTCCTCATCCCCAGCGGGGCCTTCGCGCACGGCGGCCCGGTCCTCCCCGTCTACGCCAGCGGCGGCGGCGCCACCACCTCCGTGGGGCCCCACGCGGGGTCCCCTGCCAGCGGGCCTTCGCTCACGGCGGACTCCATGTGGAGGCCCTGGCGGAACTGA